In Flavobacterium sp. CBA20B-1, one DNA window encodes the following:
- a CDS encoding leucyl aminopeptidase family protein: protein MLQLTQELKGTAFVYVVNEHTSLNTQTPDYVNQAFTAFQTTETKEDFVKIGNQFFFFVKENNDLEKIRVAGFNIRQKLDKKTTDITIIGSGETSLALAEGLALSNYQFLKYFKDADDREYTLEHIFMLGEISADEITRMNNIIKAVFWARDMVNEPTSYLTANQLAKEIQEIGDEAHFHVEVFRKPEIEALKMGGLLAVNKGSVQPPTFTVMEYKPANPINEKPIVLVGKGVVYDTGGLSLKPTANSMDLMKSDMGGAAMMAATVYATALNKLNIHVIGLIPATDNRPGGDAYAPGDIITMMDGTTVEVLNTDAEGRMILADAISYATKYNPQLIINAATLTGAALVAVGTRAACLMSNADEKVTKAILNAGEKVHERMVQLPLWDDYKEQLKSTCADLKNIGGSTAGTITAGKFLEHFAKAPFVHIDIAGPAFTTAAKNYKGLGGTGTGIRALHEFFVNYKK, encoded by the coding sequence ATGTTACAATTAACTCAAGAACTTAAAGGAACTGCTTTTGTTTATGTTGTAAACGAACACACTTCTTTAAATACGCAAACTCCAGACTACGTTAATCAAGCTTTTACAGCCTTTCAAACCACAGAAACAAAAGAAGATTTTGTAAAAATAGGCAACCAGTTTTTCTTTTTTGTGAAGGAAAACAACGATTTAGAAAAAATACGTGTAGCTGGTTTTAATATTCGTCAAAAATTAGATAAAAAAACAACCGACATTACTATTATAGGCTCGGGCGAAACAAGTTTGGCGTTGGCAGAAGGTTTGGCATTATCGAACTATCAGTTTTTAAAATACTTTAAAGATGCCGATGACCGCGAATATACTTTGGAACATATTTTTATGTTGGGCGAAATTTCAGCCGATGAAATAACCCGCATGAACAACATTATAAAAGCGGTTTTTTGGGCACGCGATATGGTAAACGAACCCACTTCGTACTTAACAGCCAATCAATTGGCAAAAGAAATTCAGGAGATTGGCGATGAAGCCCATTTTCATGTAGAAGTGTTTCGCAAACCAGAAATCGAAGCCTTAAAAATGGGCGGCTTATTGGCTGTGAATAAAGGCTCGGTGCAACCGCCAACTTTCACGGTGATGGAATACAAACCGGCAAACCCAATCAATGAAAAGCCCATTGTGCTAGTGGGTAAAGGTGTGGTGTATGATACGGGTGGATTGTCGCTTAAACCCACTGCCAATTCTATGGATTTAATGAAATCGGATATGGGTGGTGCAGCAATGATGGCGGCAACTGTATATGCAACGGCTTTAAACAAATTGAATATTCACGTAATTGGTTTAATTCCTGCAACAGACAACCGTCCGGGGGGTGATGCCTATGCTCCGGGTGATATTATTACCATGATGGATGGTACTACGGTTGAGGTTTTAAATACCGATGCCGAAGGTCGTATGATTTTGGCCGATGCCATTTCTTATGCCACAAAATACAATCCCCAACTAATCATTAATGCAGCCACTTTAACCGGCGCGGCTTTGGTTGCGGTGGGTACGCGTGCAGCTTGTTTAATGAGTAATGCAGATGAAAAAGTAACAAAAGCTATTTTAAATGCGGGCGAAAAGGTACACGAACGCATGGTGCAATTGCCATTGTGGGACGATTATAAAGAACAGCTAAAATCTACTTGTGCCGATTTGAAAAATATTGGTGGAAGCACCGCTGGAACCATAACAGCCGGTAAGTTTTTAGAACATTTTGCGAAAGCTCCGTTTGTGCATATCGATATTGCCGGACCAGCATTTACAACTGCTGCCAAAAATTATAAAGGTTTAGGCGGAACAGGAACAGGAATCCGGGCATTGCATGAATTCTTTGTGAATTATAAGAAATAA
- a CDS encoding replication-associated recombination protein A produces the protein MKAPLAERIRPKNLDEYISQSHLVGSQGILTQSIKRGIIPSMIFWGPPGTGKTTLAEIIAQESNRPFYVLSAINAGVKDVREVIEKAKGDGGLFTPKNPILFIDEIHRFSKSQQDSLLAAVEKGWVTLIGATTENPSFEVIPALLSRCQVYTLNAFTKADLEALLNRALLVDEVLKTKNISIIENEALFRVSGGDGRKLLNTFELIVNAIGDETVEITNEKVMQIVQKNTVLYDKTGEQHYDIISAFIKSIRGSDPNGAVYWLARMIEGGEDLKFIARRLLISASEDIGLANPTAIIMANNIFQAVSVIGYPESRILLSQCAIYLATSPKSNASYMAIGKAQAAVKQTGDLSVPIHLRNAPTKLMKELGYGEDYKYSHDFPSNFAYQEYLPDDLANTAFYEPGENAREKQTKDFLQQRWQGKYGY, from the coding sequence ATGAAAGCACCATTAGCAGAACGCATACGCCCCAAAAACTTAGACGAATATATTAGTCAATCGCATTTAGTGGGTTCCCAAGGTATTTTAACCCAAAGTATTAAACGCGGCATTATCCCCTCTATGATTTTTTGGGGACCGCCGGGCACGGGCAAAACTACTTTAGCCGAGATTATTGCGCAGGAAAGCAACCGCCCTTTTTATGTGCTGAGTGCTATTAATGCAGGTGTGAAAGACGTGCGCGAGGTGATTGAAAAAGCCAAAGGAGACGGCGGTTTATTTACCCCTAAAAATCCTATTTTATTTATTGATGAAATACACCGTTTTAGCAAATCGCAGCAAGATTCCTTGTTGGCAGCTGTTGAAAAAGGCTGGGTAACACTGATTGGTGCTACAACCGAAAACCCAAGTTTTGAAGTGATTCCGGCTTTGCTTTCACGCTGCCAAGTATATACCCTGAATGCGTTTACAAAAGCAGATTTGGAAGCCTTGCTGAACCGAGCATTGTTGGTGGACGAAGTTTTAAAAACTAAAAATATTTCGATTATAGAAAACGAAGCGCTGTTTCGGGTTTCGGGTGGCGATGGTAGAAAATTGTTGAATACTTTTGAATTGATTGTGAATGCCATTGGTGATGAAACAGTGGAAATTACCAATGAAAAAGTAATGCAAATTGTTCAAAAAAACACGGTTTTGTATGATAAAACGGGCGAACAACATTACGATATTATATCGGCTTTTATAAAATCGATTCGTGGAAGTGATCCCAACGGAGCGGTTTACTGGTTAGCCCGAATGATTGAAGGCGGCGAAGATTTAAAATTCATTGCCCGCCGTTTGCTTATTTCTGCTTCTGAAGATATTGGCTTGGCAAACCCCACCGCTATTATTATGGCAAACAATATTTTTCAGGCGGTATCGGTGATTGGCTACCCAGAAAGTAGGATTTTATTAAGTCAGTGTGCTATTTATTTGGCCACATCGCCCAAAAGCAACGCCAGCTATATGGCAATTGGCAAAGCACAAGCAGCAGTAAAACAAACAGGCGATTTGTCGGTTCCGATTCATTTGCGAAACGCACCTACCAAATTAATGAAAGAATTGGGATACGGCGAAGATTATAAATACAGCCACGATTTCCCTAGCAATTTTGCTTATCAGGAATATTTACCCGATGATCTGGCAAACACCGCTTTTTATGAACCGGGTGAAAATGCACGAGAAAAACAAACCAAAGATTTTCTACAGCAACGCTGGCAAGGTAAATACGGATACTAA
- a CDS encoding ABC transporter ATP-binding protein, translated as MITTNNLIFSYSDIQKFHFPDINCPNGQTLLITGNSGTGKTTLLHLLGGLLKPSEGSIQINNQDVLSLSAAQLDAFRGASIGMILQKSFFIEALSVLDNVVLASWIANKEKNKEKALSILDNLGLKDHVHKLPSKLSIGQQQRVNIARALINNPSVILADEPTSSLDDENALIVARLLSNLAESYQSSLIIVTHDQRLKSLFNHQITLS; from the coding sequence ATGATTACAACTAATAATCTCATTTTTTCCTATTCGGATATACAAAAATTTCATTTTCCTGATATCAATTGTCCCAACGGACAAACCTTGTTAATTACGGGAAATTCGGGTACAGGTAAAACCACTTTACTGCATTTGTTGGGTGGGTTGCTAAAGCCTTCCGAAGGATCAATCCAAATAAATAATCAGGATGTTTTAAGTTTGAGTGCCGCACAACTAGATGCTTTTAGGGGCGCATCGATAGGTATGATTCTGCAAAAATCGTTTTTTATCGAAGCTTTATCAGTATTAGATAATGTGGTTTTGGCATCGTGGATTGCAAACAAAGAAAAAAATAAAGAAAAAGCCTTAAGTATTTTAGATAATTTAGGGTTGAAAGACCACGTGCACAAGTTGCCAAGCAAGTTAAGTATTGGTCAGCAACAGCGGGTAAACATAGCCCGGGCTTTGATTAACAATCCGTCGGTAATTTTGGCTGATGAACCCACATCGAGTTTAGATGACGAAAACGCCTTAATTGTAGCACGTTTGTTGAGTAACTTGGCAGAAAGCTATCAATCATCATTGATTATTGTAACCCACGACCAACGTTTAAAAAGTTTGTTTAACCACCAAATCACTTTGTCATGA
- a CDS encoding T9SS type A sorting domain-containing protein, with amino-acid sequence MKNKLHTMLRQAQQPQAQQPNQQLTVTDPSRSAASHPICHSVGVSKYKASHFKILLCSILYFLCSLPTTAQNYDWQWAVNGGGSLGESGWYYQVEQIFDIQIGTDDNYYFVAKIKNGTPQLGGQPVTVYGNQMGGNDIFIFSTTCDGQVRWSQAIGGGGLFDAAYNIALDSNNNVYVGANLSLGNATYPVHFSPTEALPAPPSNPSTLSEGWKTTFLVKYNSNGQFQWKKALQGDVNSTDVTFPSSMLDILIDSNDNVHFIVGLLNGSHLDNNVVVPVQYKYDPTTVTGYIFKYYLAKYDTNGNYVSSIELPTAEGSMFAEPSFTFRYDEPRNRYLIGGFRSRVNANEDIPLTYDGTAFTENAYILAINATNGNELWRREMACSSNLQDNRIYDLVVDDANGDVYIGGKLYRDGGAVVSIKDPKSTTSTPYTFTFSLPGGNMPFIAKLNSNGVTQWARTPTGYNWSGAQTGTYWGFGMALRYNEVAFATMGSHTIWDGFSINRPQGHQSDPLLMRFNKQTGAVIGMHDIQGSTGNNHMLTAVAVDNDGNYVVGGCYQGNLFTGGGSVGLLGAIGKYDFFVAKLGASTCGTSVSTDKFNKLNVNVYPNPTNDIVNIETQETLQNYEVYNVLGQQIQQGNFNSNNQINLHGATTGTYFIKVTTTQGSVATVKVVKK; translated from the coding sequence ATGAAAAATAAATTACACACCATGCTTCGACAAGCTCAGCAACCACAAGCTCAGCAACCAAATCAACAATTAACGGTCACTGATCCCAGTCGAAGTGCAGCATCTCATCCGATTTGTCACTCCGTAGGAGTCTCAAAATATAAAGCATCTCATTTCAAAATCCTTCTATGCTCTATTCTCTATTTTCTATGCTCCCTCCCAACAACAGCTCAAAACTATGACTGGCAATGGGCCGTAAACGGTGGCGGTAGTTTAGGAGAAAGCGGTTGGTACTACCAGGTAGAACAGATATTTGACATACAAATAGGAACCGATGATAATTACTACTTTGTAGCTAAAATAAAAAACGGCACGCCGCAATTAGGCGGTCAGCCGGTAACGGTTTATGGCAACCAAATGGGCGGTAACGATATTTTTATTTTCTCCACTACCTGCGATGGACAAGTACGCTGGAGCCAAGCAATTGGGGGGGGGGGGCTGTTTGATGCTGCTTATAACATAGCCTTAGATAGTAATAACAATGTATATGTGGGTGCTAACTTAAGTTTAGGAAACGCAACTTATCCGGTACATTTTAGTCCCACTGAAGCATTACCTGCACCCCCAAGTAACCCCAGCACTTTAAGCGAAGGCTGGAAAACCACATTTTTAGTTAAATACAACAGTAATGGACAATTTCAGTGGAAAAAAGCATTGCAAGGTGACGTTAATTCGACTGATGTTACTTTTCCTTCATCTATGCTGGATATTTTGATTGACAGTAATGATAACGTTCATTTTATTGTCGGTCTTTTAAACGGTAGTCACTTAGATAATAACGTAGTTGTTCCTGTACAATATAAATATGACCCAACAACAGTAACGGGCTATATTTTTAAATATTATTTGGCGAAATATGATACCAATGGCAATTATGTTAGTAGTATAGAATTGCCTACAGCTGAAGGGAGCATGTTTGCCGAACCAAGTTTTACTTTTAGATACGATGAGCCCCGCAACCGCTATCTTATAGGTGGTTTCCGTTCACGAGTTAATGCCAATGAAGACATTCCATTAACCTACGATGGCACCGCGTTTACCGAAAATGCCTATATATTAGCCATAAACGCTACCAACGGCAACGAACTATGGCGCCGTGAAATGGCATGTAGTAGCAACCTCCAAGATAACCGCATCTACGATTTGGTGGTTGATGATGCTAACGGGGATGTATATATTGGAGGTAAACTTTATAGAGACGGGGGGGCTGTAGTTAGTATAAAAGACCCCAAAAGCACTACTAGCACGCCTTATACCTTTACTTTTTCTCTTCCCGGCGGCAACATGCCTTTTATAGCCAAATTAAACAGCAACGGTGTCACTCAATGGGCACGTACGCCTACGGGCTATAATTGGAGTGGTGCCCAAACAGGCACTTATTGGGGTTTTGGTATGGCATTGCGCTACAACGAGGTGGCTTTTGCCACTATGGGGAGCCATACCATTTGGGATGGCTTTAGCATTAACCGCCCACAAGGCCACCAAAGTGACCCGTTATTAATGCGTTTTAACAAACAAACCGGTGCGGTAATAGGTATGCACGATATTCAGGGAAGTACAGGTAACAACCACATGCTTACCGCCGTAGCGGTAGATAACGACGGTAACTATGTGGTAGGCGGGTGCTATCAAGGTAATTTGTTTACGGGCGGCGGTAGTGTTGGTTTATTAGGAGCTATTGGTAAATACGATTTTTTTGTAGCAAAGCTTGGAGCAAGTACCTGCGGTACGTCAGTAAGCACCGATAAGTTTAATAAGCTAAACGTAAACGTGTACCCCAACCCTACCAATGATATAGTAAACATAGAAACCCAAGAAACGCTTCAAAACTATGAAGTATATAACGTATTAGGGCAACAAATACAACAAGGCAACTTTAACAGCAACAATCAAATAAACCTGCACGGTGCCACAACTGGAACGTATTTTATAAAAGTAACCACCACCCAAGGCAGTGTAGCTACGGTAAAAGTGGTTAAGAAGTAG
- a CDS encoding alpha-ketoglutarate-dependent dioxygenase AlkB family protein encodes MDLFTNETTEDNLLPFDGEVVYHGILLDTHEADHFFNVLMQKIEWYHDKSVIYGKEITTKRKVAWYGSKDFSYTYSGYTRVALPWVEELLALKQLIELYTNSMYNSCLLNLYHSGEEGMAWHSDGEKDLVTNGSIACLSLGAQRRFDFKHKQSAEKKQFDLPNGSLIEMKGETQKHWLHRIAPTKKVTEPRISLTFRQMR; translated from the coding sequence ATGGATTTATTTACAAACGAAACAACCGAAGATAATTTGTTGCCTTTTGACGGCGAAGTAGTTTACCATGGAATTTTGTTGGATACCCATGAAGCCGATCATTTTTTTAATGTGTTGATGCAGAAAATTGAATGGTATCATGATAAATCGGTTATTTATGGCAAGGAAATCACTACCAAACGAAAGGTTGCTTGGTACGGATCAAAAGATTTTTCGTACACTTATTCCGGTTATACGCGTGTGGCATTGCCTTGGGTGGAAGAATTATTGGCATTAAAACAATTAATTGAATTATATACCAACAGTATGTACAATTCGTGTTTGCTGAATTTGTACCACAGCGGCGAAGAAGGCATGGCGTGGCACAGCGACGGCGAAAAAGATTTGGTAACTAACGGATCTATTGCTTGTTTAAGTTTGGGTGCGCAACGCCGTTTTGATTTTAAACACAAACAATCGGCAGAGAAAAAACAATTCGATTTACCCAATGGTTCGTTAATCGAAATGAAAGGCGAAACGCAGAAACATTGGCTACACCGTATCGCCCCCACAAAAAAAGTAACCGAACCAAGAATTAGTTTAACGTTTAGGCAGATGAGGTGA
- a CDS encoding ABC transporter permease, with the protein MISKIAWKNTWFKPLNTFLCIILLTASVSIISILILLQKQFEEKFSSSMDNIDLVLGAKGSPLQLILSSVYQMDAPPGNISYTEAEAWMNKPMVESAVPLAYGDNYLGYKIVGTTDNYIKHFSLQMQEGKLFANDYEVVIGATIAANIDLKIGDTFFGTHGDAQEGEVHDHHAYKVVGILAASGKVADNLILSNIESVWGMHDHEHEHEGHSEVAHDHSNHNHAEGEEHHHEEVNPHEGKEITAVLLKLRNNMAKMTWPRIIPQNTEMQAASPALEVNRLFALFGVGISALKYLAYGIMFISGISIFVALYNTLKERKYEFALLRITGATKLQLLWLVLLESIFLCTIGFILGIVFGRIGLYFLSISSQEEFKMAFNPLEFLWTEEGMLFAATLGVGIIAAIIPAIKAYSLNISKTLANA; encoded by the coding sequence ATGATCAGTAAAATCGCATGGAAAAACACGTGGTTTAAACCGCTCAACACTTTTTTATGTATTATTTTGCTTACTGCTTCGGTTTCTATCATATCCATTCTTATCCTTTTACAAAAACAATTCGAAGAAAAATTTTCCTCGTCAATGGACAATATCGATTTGGTTTTAGGAGCAAAAGGAAGTCCGTTGCAATTGATTCTGTCATCGGTCTATCAAATGGATGCACCTCCGGGAAACATTTCCTATACCGAAGCCGAAGCTTGGATGAACAAACCAATGGTAGAAAGCGCTGTTCCGTTGGCGTATGGTGATAATTATTTAGGCTATAAAATTGTAGGTACCACTGATAATTATATAAAACATTTTAGTTTGCAAATGCAAGAAGGAAAACTGTTTGCGAATGATTACGAAGTGGTTATCGGGGCTACGATTGCAGCAAATATCGATTTAAAAATTGGCGATACTTTTTTTGGAACACATGGCGATGCCCAAGAAGGTGAAGTGCATGACCATCATGCCTATAAAGTGGTGGGAATATTAGCAGCATCGGGCAAAGTAGCCGATAATTTAATTCTTTCAAATATCGAATCGGTTTGGGGAATGCACGATCATGAACATGAACACGAAGGTCATTCAGAAGTAGCACATGATCATTCAAATCACAACCATGCAGAAGGCGAGGAGCATCACCATGAAGAAGTCAATCCACATGAAGGTAAAGAAATCACCGCAGTGCTTTTAAAATTGCGCAATAATATGGCTAAAATGACCTGGCCACGAATCATTCCTCAAAATACCGAAATGCAGGCAGCTTCACCGGCTTTAGAAGTGAACCGTTTGTTTGCTTTGTTTGGTGTGGGTATTTCGGCCTTAAAATATTTGGCGTATGGCATTATGTTTATTTCGGGCATCAGTATTTTTGTTGCATTGTACAATACCTTAAAAGAACGTAAATACGAATTCGCCTTGTTGCGAATTACTGGTGCCACTAAACTGCAACTGTTGTGGTTGGTTTTGTTAGAAAGTATTTTTTTATGCACCATAGGATTTATTCTTGGTATTGTTTTTGGTAGAATTGGTTTGTATTTCTTGTCCATTTCGTCGCAAGAAGAATTCAAGATGGCATTTAATCCGTTAGAGTTTTTGTGGACAGAAGAAGGAATGTTATTTGCAGCCACATTGGGTGTTGGTATAATAGCAGCCATCATTCCGGCTATAAAAGCGTATTCGTTAAACATTTCAAAAACATTGGCAAATGCTTAA
- a CDS encoding glycosyltransferase family 2 protein encodes MRRSEFLDALSLNSLKNKDYVVIAATLFFMIMSVFAFVNFQADIEKIHFERMATWWGVAISYIALTLLVLQLSFLAYLLFLYVKYKAVKAVSNEQLPTCSVIVPAYNEGKLVYETLLSLADSDYPHEKLQILSIDDGSKDDTWQWMLLAKAILGNRLTIYQQPKNMGKRHALYLGFKEGTGDVFVTVDSDSIVKEDTLRNLVSPFAVHEKCGAVAGNVRVLNKEKGLIPKMLNVSFVFSFEFVRSAQSAIGSVLCTPGALAAYRKEAVMNCLEDWMNQTFMGQPSDIGEDRAMTNMILKQGKHALFQKNALVYTNIPEKYKSLYKMFIRWERSNVRENIMMSQFAFTKFREESTVGPRILLVMQWVKVIMAYPLLLLLMFFVVTHPVLFVCTSLAGIFVFSSIQMFFYAKKYNISEAFLAYTYSVFYMFTLFWITPYAIATASRRGWLTRDLPATA; translated from the coding sequence ATGCGTCGTTCAGAATTCCTAGATGCTTTGTCGTTAAATTCCCTAAAAAATAAAGATTACGTAGTTATTGCCGCCACTTTATTCTTCATGATTATGTCGGTTTTTGCTTTTGTTAACTTTCAAGCAGATATCGAGAAAATTCATTTTGAACGAATGGCTACTTGGTGGGGTGTCGCGATAAGCTATATTGCATTGACTTTATTGGTTTTGCAGTTAAGTTTCCTTGCTTATCTACTTTTTTTGTACGTTAAATACAAAGCGGTAAAAGCAGTTAGCAATGAACAATTGCCCACTTGCTCCGTAATTGTTCCAGCGTATAATGAAGGTAAATTGGTCTATGAAACGTTATTGAGTTTGGCTGATAGCGATTATCCGCATGAAAAACTACAAATTCTATCGATTGATGATGGAAGCAAAGACGATACTTGGCAATGGATGTTGCTTGCAAAAGCAATTTTGGGCAACCGATTGACCATTTATCAGCAACCAAAAAATATGGGAAAACGCCATGCACTGTACCTTGGGTTTAAAGAAGGAACGGGCGATGTTTTTGTAACGGTTGACAGTGATTCTATTGTGAAAGAAGATACGTTGCGCAATTTGGTTAGTCCGTTTGCTGTGCATGAAAAATGCGGTGCTGTGGCAGGAAACGTTCGAGTTTTGAACAAAGAAAAGGGTTTGATACCAAAAATGTTAAACGTAAGTTTTGTTTTTAGTTTTGAATTTGTTCGCTCGGCTCAAAGTGCAATTGGTTCGGTTTTGTGTACACCAGGCGCATTGGCAGCTTACAGAAAAGAAGCTGTGATGAACTGTTTAGAAGATTGGATGAACCAGACTTTTATGGGACAACCAAGTGATATTGGCGAAGACCGCGCTATGACCAATATGATTTTAAAACAAGGCAAACACGCGCTTTTTCAAAAAAATGCGTTGGTTTATACCAATATTCCTGAGAAATATAAAAGTCTGTACAAAATGTTTATTCGTTGGGAACGCAGCAATGTTCGTGAAAACATCATGATGAGCCAATTTGCTTTTACCAAATTCAGAGAAGAATCAACTGTTGGTCCCCGAATTTTATTGGTAATGCAATGGGTAAAAGTAATAATGGCTTATCCGTTATTGTTGTTGTTAATGTTTTTTGTAGTGACGCATCCTGTTTTGTTTGTATGCACCAGTTTAGCCGGAATCTTTGTATTCTCTAGCATTCAAATGTTTTTCTACGCAAAAAAATACAATATTTCAGAAGCATTTTTGGCTTATACCTACAGTGTTTTTTATATGTTCACATTGTTTTGGATCACACCTTATGCCATTGCCACAGCAAGTCGCAGAGGTTGGTTAACCCGCGATTTACCTGCAACCGCATAA
- a CDS encoding YjjG family noncanonical pyrimidine nucleotidase, whose amino-acid sequence MIQKEHITDLFFDLDHTIYDFDKNSALTFQAIFTEMQLIGVDDFMTHFKPINDYYWDRFSREEISRDFLRYGRLKDTFAAMNVKIEDNHIYYIADEFIGKLPNHNHVFDGAYETLNVLKNNYRLHIITNGPDVVQEKKLKNANLTAYFQTITNSEIAGVKKPHPGIFQHALTAAKTKANTSLMIGDNLNADVHGAINVGMQAVWFNEFKLENTIGVAEVQQLNQLLDIL is encoded by the coding sequence ATGATACAGAAAGAACATATTACCGATTTGTTTTTTGATTTGGATCATACCATTTACGATTTCGATAAAAATTCTGCATTGACTTTTCAGGCAATTTTTACCGAAATGCAATTAATTGGTGTCGATGATTTTATGACGCATTTTAAACCGATTAACGATTACTATTGGGATCGATTTTCAAGAGAAGAAATATCGCGTGATTTTCTACGGTACGGCAGACTAAAAGATACGTTTGCTGCTATGAATGTGAAAATTGAAGACAATCATATATATTACATAGCTGATGAATTTATTGGTAAACTGCCTAATCATAACCATGTTTTTGATGGCGCTTATGAAACGCTTAATGTATTGAAAAACAATTATCGTTTGCATATTATAACCAATGGTCCAGATGTAGTTCAAGAAAAAAAATTAAAAAATGCCAATTTAACAGCGTATTTTCAAACAATAACCAATTCTGAAATAGCAGGAGTAAAAAAACCGCATCCCGGAATTTTTCAACACGCCTTAACCGCAGCTAAAACTAAAGCAAATACAAGTTTAATGATTGGCGATAACCTAAATGCCGATGTGCATGGCGCAATAAATGTGGGTATGCAAGCAGTGTGGTTTAACGAATTTAAATTAGAAAACACCATTGGCGTAGCAGAAGTACAACAATTAAATCAACTTTTAGATATCTTATAA